TTGGCTGGGTCTGCGATAGCTGCAACCTTTACCGTGAACACCACTGAAGATACTCCTGATGCAAGACCGGGAGATGGCACCTGTGCTGACAGTAGTGGCAGATGTTCTTTGCGTGCAGCGATAATGGAGGCAAATGCTCTGGGTGGCGGGCCCCATACTATTATCTTGCAGTCAGGACAAACTTATAATCTTTCCCTTGATCCAAATAAAGGAGATGAAGCCTGGGGTTCAGAGGATGATCTTGATATAGTTGCCGTTATAACTATCCAGGGAAATGGGGCAACAGTGCAGAGAAATCCTGTTTTCAATTGCACAGACTATGGCAATATAGGAGCATTTCGCATCTTTGAAGTGATGAGTGGAGGCGAGCTTACAATTAAAAATTTAACGATAAAAAATGGCTGTGATAAAGATGGAGGCGGAATTAAGAATGCCGGAAAACTTAGCATCATCAGCTCTACGATCACGGGAAATAGTGCAAGCTACGACGGAGGCGGAATCTACAACTCTGGAACACTCACCATAACAGGTTCAACTATATCAGGAAATAGGGCGTTCTACTACGGAGGCGGAATCTATAACTCTGGAACAATCACCATTACAAGCTCAACCATATCTGGAAATAGTGCATACGGCTCCGTTCCCCCCGAAGGAGGCGGAATCTATAACACCAGAACTGGAACACTCACCATCACAAGCTCCATTATAACAGGAAATAGTGCAGGTAAAAACGGAGGCGGAATCTATAACTCTGGAACATTCACCATCACCAACTCCACTATATCAGGAAATAGTGCAGACTGGCGTGGAGGCGGAATCAGTAACTCTGGAACACTCACTATCACAAGCTCCACTATATCAGGAAATAATGCAGGATTTTTGGGCGGCGGAATCTATAACGATTATGGAACACTCACCATCACCAATATCACTTTATCATGAAATAATGCCAAAAAAAAGTGGAGGAGGAATCTATAGCCGTTATGGAACTTTAAATGCAACTTTTATCACTGTTGCCAAAAATAATGCTCCAGAAGTTAGTGGTATTTACAGCATCGCATCAAGTGATAGAGTTAAAATCAAAAACTCTATAATTGTAGATAATACAGGAGGATCAAATTGTTATGGCGGTATCACTGCCTTAGGAGTTAACTTTGCTGGAGACACTTCTTGCGGTTCTGGCTTTAGATTAGCCTCTCCCTATCACCTAAAACTTCAACCCCTTGCCAACAACGGTGGCCCCACTCAGACCCATGCCCTTGACTCTGGAAGTGTTGCCATTGATGCAGTTACCGACTGCACAGACCTGAATGGCAAACCAGTTACCACCGACCAGAGGGGAGCTCCAAGACCCCAGGGAACAAGCTGCGATGCCGGAGCTTTTGAATTCGGAAAATAGATATAATATACCTTGTTAATTTCCTCTATGAGGGAACACTCTTTTGTCCAGATAAAGAGGTTACGAGGGCAGAAATGGCCATCTTCTTATATAGAGCCTTTGGAGGCGGAAGATAATTTCTAATATGGGGCAGACACTCAGGTCTGCCCCACATCTTGATACACATAACAGGGAAACACAGAGGTTTCCCCCTACAAAACAAAGGGTCAAAAGGTATTATCCAGCTTTTAGGGGTTTAAATTTTAAAGCCTTATAAGGGTTCAAGATTTTGAATCTCTACAAATTATAAATAGATTAAAGAGGGATCATGTCCTTTATTCTTTTAATTGATTTTTTTAAAATTAGCAAAGGGAAATATGAATCTTGTTTTTTTTCATTTTTCGTTTAAGTTTAAGAATTAAGGGGGAATTTTTATGCAAAGGGCTAAAAAAAGTGTCATATCCAAAGTAGCCTTAAAGGAAATGTTAATTCGGGATCTCCCTGAACTTTTGAAGGAAGATCCCCTTCTTAGGGATTATGTAGCAAGTCTTTTCAAAGAAAATTTTGCAGAAAAAAGAACCACTGAAGAAGAGATCAAAGCCCTTTTAGAGGAAATTAAGAACCTAAGAATTGAAAGTGAAAAAAGATGGGAAGAACATTCAAAGAGGTTTGAGGAGCA
This window of the Caldimicrobium thiodismutans genome carries:
- a CDS encoding choice-of-anchor Q domain-containing protein, with protein sequence MPKKSGGGIYSRYGTLNATFITVAKNNAPEVSGIYSIASSDRVKIKNSIIVDNTGGSNCYGGITALGVNFAGDTSCGSGFRLASPYHLKLQPLANNGGPTQTHALDSGSVAIDAVTDCTDLNGKPVTTDQRGAPRPQGTSCDAGAFEFGK
- a CDS encoding right-handed parallel beta-helix repeat-containing protein → MRRGNFLALIWAVLFCLWLAGSAIAATFTVNTTEDTPDARPGDGTCADSSGRCSLRAAIMEANALGGGPHTIILQSGQTYNLSLDPNKGDEAWGSEDDLDIVAVITIQGNGATVQRNPVFNCTDYGNIGAFRIFEVMSGGELTIKNLTIKNGCDKDGGGIKNAGKLSIISSTITGNSASYDGGGIYNSGTLTITGSTISGNRAFYYGGGIYNSGTITITSSTISGNSAYGSVPPEGGGIYNTRTGTLTITSSIITGNSAGKNGGGIYNSGTFTITNSTISGNSADWRGGGISNSGTLTITSSTISGNNAGFLGGGIYNDYGTLTITNITLS